In one window of Prevotella sp. E13-17 DNA:
- a CDS encoding anaerobic sulfatase-maturation protein: MATFAPFSRPLYVMAKPVGSLCNLACKYCYYLEKSQLYTNLPQNERFNMDDRTLETFISQYIESQTQPQVLFTWHGGEPLMRPISFYKRVLELQKRYARGRIIENCLQTNGTLLTDEWCEFFRANNWLIGISIDGSQDLHDEYRRARGGQPSFYKVMRGIRLLQKHGVEWNAMGVVNDYNADYPLDVYHFYKENGCQYIQFAPIIERILPHEDGRQLAHVADNEEAQLADFSVTPEQYAHFCCTIFDEWVRNDVGQVFVQLFDSTLARWVGEAPGVCAMAETCGHASVLEANGDLYSCDHFVFPEYKLGNIHKQTITEMMYSDRQLTFGRGKRNGLPQQCLSCPWLFVCNGGCPKDRFCQTANGERGLNYMCKAFQQIFGHVKPYMDFMKQELLCQRPPANVMEWARKQ; the protein is encoded by the coding sequence ATGGCCACATTCGCACCCTTTTCCCGACCACTTTATGTGATGGCAAAACCAGTTGGCAGTCTTTGCAATCTGGCTTGCAAATATTGTTATTATCTCGAGAAGAGTCAACTCTATACCAACCTCCCTCAGAATGAGCGTTTCAACATGGACGACCGCACACTGGAGACCTTTATCAGCCAGTATATTGAGTCGCAGACACAGCCGCAGGTGCTGTTCACCTGGCATGGTGGTGAGCCTCTGATGCGCCCCATCAGTTTCTATAAGCGTGTGTTGGAACTCCAGAAAAGGTATGCTCGCGGACGTATCATCGAGAACTGTCTTCAAACCAACGGTACGCTGTTAACCGATGAATGGTGTGAATTTTTCCGAGCAAACAACTGGCTCATTGGCATTTCGATCGATGGTTCTCAGGATCTGCACGACGAATATCGCCGGGCACGCGGCGGACAGCCCTCGTTCTACAAGGTGATGCGCGGCATCCGACTGTTGCAGAAGCACGGGGTGGAATGGAATGCGATGGGTGTGGTCAACGACTATAATGCTGACTACCCACTCGACGTCTATCACTTCTACAAAGAGAACGGATGCCAATACATCCAGTTTGCCCCCATCATCGAAAGAATTCTGCCTCATGAAGACGGTAGGCAATTGGCCCATGTGGCCGACAACGAAGAGGCACAGTTAGCCGACTTCTCTGTCACGCCAGAGCAATATGCCCACTTCTGTTGTACCATCTTCGACGAGTGGGTGCGTAACGATGTGGGACAAGTCTTCGTTCAGCTCTTTGACTCCACACTGGCCCGCTGGGTTGGCGAGGCCCCCGGTGTGTGTGCTATGGCAGAGACATGCGGTCATGCCTCTGTACTTGAAGCCAACGGCGACCTCTACTCGTGTGATCACTTTGTCTTTCCAGAATACAAGTTAGGCAACATCCACAAGCAGACCATCACCGAGATGATGTATAGCGACCGTCAATTGACATTTGGCCGGGGCAAGCGAAATGGTCTGCCACAGCAATGTCTGTCTTGTCCATGGCTTTTCGTCTGCAATGGTGGGTGTCCGAAAGACCGCTTTTGCCAGACAGCCAATGGGGAACGAGGACTCAACTACATGTGCAAAGCCTTCCAACAAATATTCGGCCATGTAAAACCATATATGGATTTTATGAAACAAGAATTGCTGTGTCAGCGCCCACCTGCCAACGTCATGGAATGGGCCAGAAAGCAATGA
- a CDS encoding ATP-binding protein: MGGALLHNVHAQPINVNRFSTSSGLSTNATLCALRDSYGLLWIGTENGLNYFDGLRLHTYRDMFTKQNPNETNTIISIFEHEKNIWLGGTAGLYVFDRQQNKYNRFEKKTRYGVVISTAVPKIINTDNGLIWIATQGQGLFIYDSKKDSLYQDSRHGTFFCDIEMDSDGLIYAATFSGDLAIYRSDGQFLRSHKVEGYKDDKNPISLTRCNGHLWLGFSNTLRLLSQHHESAGQQWQLAQVGGIRHLTSDASGRILIASENGLFRFYPESGHLESINANNTPGYLLNNDDINHLVWDADSSLMVLTETEGINILPTQNHGIRMLELPLTDKQRRQTNINALCLGDANEVWIASDHGLFRMNTSTQVVSTYNHTQLPAEISSIMLDGKNIWIGTRHQGIRVIDTQSGAVRNFTYSSAVPYTIPSNEVNKIFRTKNGDIYILTSWGLSHYNRQNDHFRSYASISAMTPFVDIAETNDGWLWASSANKGLYRKDPKNDWFDFFQSNAIGFKAANVIHCDSQGVLWLATNGGGLYRLLPDAKDFERYDTEGSSIHGLPITFIEEDKLGNLWMGSTAGIVRITPSRDVRDIQLYATIQNQEANVSCNPHCGYMLFGTSNGLFSFVPQQLKPVLDLEHVYIQSINFPYIDNDQEELKRLGLDVLLYTKESISLPYADNSFTLHFASSRFCGMPPAKYEYMLKGFDKTWVRGTSNSEATYANLPPGDYEFLLRRMGDNNDAEIARLKITILPPWYRTTLAYIFYTLLIAGFIFYTYRRAQRKLKRRYARQMESFRTEQEKQTFQSKIRFFVDLVHEIRTPLTLISLPLEKMQEKIDGGEDLGGSELKEHLTSIRRNMNYLLGITNQLLDFQKAENGGISLMQQNVDIKKMLTDIYKQFFDAVKVQGKQIQLQLPEENVTTVIDLDKMKKVMMNLVGNALKYTNHDIILKLESINDEKIKISVIDDGSGIPTEERDKIFDRYYQIGNDNIATSLGTGLGLAYAKMLAEAHHGDLQYEDAPGGGSCFVITLPLLNSDEATFDNEDIAPIAEESNIPDATSSAKSHTVLLVEDNEELLKATADSLRQWYKVVKAHDGIEAIEVVNYNEVDIIVSDLMMPRMDGIELCKNIKTNIDTSHLPLILLTAKTTVESKVEGMESGADIYMEKPFAIKQLHLQIENVLRLRQQFYERMKSIEGFNTQSLQEESPLGLNQQDLQFIERMQKSVADNMRDEEFSIDTLAEQLNMSRSSFYRKIKALTGMTPTDYLKTSRMNQAALLLREGCRSSEVAERVGFSSTSYFAKCFKAQFGMLPKDYHG; encoded by the coding sequence ATGGGAGGCGCGCTACTTCACAACGTACACGCACAACCCATCAATGTTAATCGGTTTTCAACGTCATCGGGATTGTCAACCAACGCAACCCTTTGTGCGCTGCGCGACAGCTACGGACTGCTGTGGATTGGTACTGAAAACGGTCTGAACTATTTCGACGGTCTTCGCCTGCACACGTATCGCGACATGTTTACCAAGCAGAATCCCAACGAGACAAACACGATCATCTCTATCTTTGAACACGAAAAAAACATCTGGCTGGGGGGTACGGCAGGACTGTACGTATTTGACAGGCAGCAGAACAAGTACAACCGCTTTGAGAAGAAAACCCGCTATGGCGTTGTCATCAGCACCGCCGTGCCAAAAATCATCAACACCGATAATGGGCTTATTTGGATAGCCACACAGGGACAGGGACTTTTCATCTATGACTCAAAGAAGGACAGTTTGTATCAGGACAGCCGACATGGCACCTTCTTCTGCGACATCGAAATGGACAGCGACGGTCTGATTTATGCGGCTACGTTCTCGGGCGACCTGGCCATCTATCGAAGCGACGGACAGTTCCTGCGTTCGCACAAGGTGGAAGGCTACAAAGACGACAAGAATCCCATCAGTTTGACACGCTGCAACGGTCATCTTTGGTTGGGTTTCAGCAACACTCTGAGGCTACTCAGCCAACATCACGAAAGCGCAGGACAACAATGGCAGTTAGCGCAAGTTGGCGGCATTCGCCACCTGACGTCAGATGCCAGCGGCCGCATACTCATTGCCAGCGAGAACGGATTATTCAGATTCTATCCCGAGAGTGGTCATTTAGAATCCATTAATGCCAACAATACTCCCGGCTATCTGCTAAACAATGACGATATCAACCATTTGGTATGGGATGCCGACAGTTCGCTGATGGTACTTACGGAGACTGAAGGCATCAACATCCTGCCTACACAGAACCATGGCATCAGGATGTTGGAACTGCCGCTCACCGACAAACAGCGCCGCCAAACCAACATCAATGCGCTGTGTCTGGGAGATGCCAACGAGGTTTGGATTGCCTCAGACCACGGTCTCTTTCGCATGAACACCAGCACACAGGTTGTCAGCACCTATAACCATACACAGCTACCAGCGGAGATCAGCAGTATTATGCTCGACGGTAAGAATATCTGGATAGGCACTCGACACCAGGGCATCCGCGTCATTGACACGCAGAGCGGTGCCGTTCGCAACTTTACATACTCCAGCGCTGTGCCCTACACCATCCCCAGCAACGAGGTCAACAAAATATTCCGCACGAAGAATGGTGACATCTATATCCTCACCAGCTGGGGGCTTTCGCACTACAACCGCCAGAACGACCACTTCCGCAGCTATGCCAGCATCAGCGCAATGACACCTTTTGTCGATATTGCTGAAACAAACGATGGATGGTTGTGGGCTTCTTCGGCCAATAAAGGTCTGTACAGAAAGGATCCTAAGAATGATTGGTTTGACTTTTTCCAATCAAACGCCATTGGTTTCAAGGCTGCCAACGTGATTCACTGCGATTCGCAAGGCGTGCTATGGCTGGCCACCAACGGTGGCGGCTTATATCGCCTTTTGCCCGACGCCAAGGACTTTGAACGCTACGATACGGAAGGCAGCTCTATACACGGTCTGCCCATCACCTTTATCGAAGAAGACAAGCTGGGCAACCTGTGGATGGGTTCTACGGCTGGTATTGTGCGCATCACTCCGTCACGCGACGTCCGCGACATTCAGCTCTATGCTACGATCCAGAATCAGGAAGCCAACGTGTCGTGCAACCCTCATTGCGGCTACATGCTCTTTGGCACATCCAATGGTCTGTTCAGCTTTGTGCCACAACAGCTGAAACCCGTGCTCGACCTGGAGCACGTGTATATCCAGAGCATCAACTTCCCATATATCGACAACGACCAGGAAGAACTGAAGAGACTTGGACTCGATGTACTGCTTTACACCAAGGAAAGTATCTCTTTACCCTACGCAGACAATAGCTTTACATTGCATTTTGCGTCGTCACGCTTCTGCGGTATGCCACCAGCTAAATACGAGTACATGCTGAAGGGCTTTGACAAGACCTGGGTGCGAGGCACGTCAAACTCTGAAGCCACCTATGCCAATCTGCCACCAGGCGACTACGAGTTTCTGTTAAGACGGATGGGCGACAACAACGATGCCGAGATAGCCCGCCTGAAAATTACAATACTGCCACCGTGGTATCGCACCACGCTGGCCTACATCTTCTACACGCTGTTGATTGCTGGTTTCATCTTCTACACCTACAGACGTGCTCAGCGCAAGCTGAAGCGTCGCTATGCACGACAGATGGAGTCGTTCAGAACAGAGCAAGAGAAGCAGACCTTCCAGTCTAAGATTCGCTTTTTTGTGGATCTCGTTCATGAAATACGCACCCCGCTCACACTGATCAGTCTGCCCTTGGAAAAGATGCAGGAGAAGATTGACGGTGGCGAAGACTTAGGTGGCAGCGAACTGAAAGAGCACCTCACGTCAATCCGTCGCAACATGAACTACCTGCTGGGCATCACCAACCAGCTGCTCGACTTCCAAAAAGCCGAGAATGGCGGCATCTCGCTGATGCAGCAAAACGTAGATATCAAGAAGATGCTGACGGACATCTACAAGCAGTTCTTTGACGCGGTGAAGGTGCAAGGCAAGCAGATACAACTGCAACTGCCCGAAGAGAACGTGACCACCGTGATAGACCTGGACAAGATGAAGAAGGTGATGATGAACCTCGTAGGCAACGCCCTGAAATATACGAACCATGACATCATCCTGAAACTGGAAAGTATCAACGACGAGAAAATCAAAATCTCCGTCATAGACGACGGTTCAGGTATTCCTACCGAGGAGCGCGACAAGATATTCGATCGCTACTACCAGATAGGCAACGACAATATAGCGACTTCGCTGGGCACAGGACTCGGTCTGGCCTATGCCAAGATGCTGGCCGAGGCACATCATGGCGACCTGCAGTATGAAGACGCTCCCGGCGGTGGTTCATGCTTCGTCATCACTCTGCCACTGCTGAACAGCGACGAGGCTACCTTTGATAACGAAGATATCGCCCCCATTGCCGAAGAGTCAAACATCCCTGATGCCACGTCTTCAGCCAAGTCACACACCGTCTTACTGGTAGAAGACAACGAAGAACTGCTGAAAGCTACTGCCGATTCGCTGCGACAATGGTACAAGGTTGTAAAGGCACACGATGGCATCGAAGCAATCGAAGTGGTGAATTACAACGAGGTGGACATCATTGTCAGCGACCTGATGATGCCTCGCATGGATGGCATCGAACTGTGCAAAAACATCAAGACAAACATCGACACCAGCCACCTCCCCCTCATCCTGCTGACTGCCAAGACCACTGTTGAGTCGAAGGTGGAAGGCATGGAAAGCGGTGCCGACATCTACATGGAGAAGCCATTTGCCATCAAACAGTTGCATCTTCAGATTGAGAACGTGCTGCGTCTGCGCCAACAGTTCTACGAACGCATGAAGAGCATCGAGGGCTTCAATACGCAATCACTGCAAGAGGAGAGTCCGCTGGGACTGAACCAGCAGGACCTCCAGTTCATAGAACGAATGCAGAAGTCTGTCGCCGACAACATGCGCGACGAAGAGTTCTCGATTGACACGCTGGCCGAACAACTCAACATGAGTCGAAGCAGTTTCTATCGCAAGATAAAAGCCCTGACAGGTATGACACCTACCGACTATTTGAAAACGTCGCGCATGAACCAAGCCGCCCTGCTCCTGCGCGAAGGATGTCGTAGCAGCGAGGTAGCAGAACGCGTCGGTTTTTCATCGACCAGCTATTTCGCCAAATGCTTCAAAGCGCAATTTGGCATGCTTCCAAAGGATTATCATGGGTAA
- a CDS encoding acyltransferase, translating to MKERITFLDYLRVVACFLVMLVHASENFYGADASGLAGNVSMLANESNRFWVAFYDGALGRVAVPLFMIVSAFLLVPMKSGTTMTQFYRRRFMRILPPFMVFLLLYTFLPLAWGGMTWEQSMTDFKLLPFNFPSMAGHLWFMYPLISLYLIIPVVSPWLERATAKEELIFIGIFAFTTLIPWLHRFVSPELWGECFWNQFSMFWYCSGYLGYLVLAHYIRYHLSWNQHKRLVVGTIAFVGGAAFTAWSFWWKGEPGLLIETPMLEWSWEFCTLNVLVATFGLFLLFTCIKQAKAPAIITSLSKLSFGMYLMHLFFLAPIAAWIIDGDSAAPSIPVALAIPTIAILTFVCCAVTTKLLSFLPKSKYIIG from the coding sequence ATGAAAGAGCGAATCACGTTCCTTGACTACCTTCGCGTAGTGGCTTGCTTCTTAGTAATGCTGGTACATGCCAGTGAAAATTTCTATGGAGCCGACGCTTCAGGACTGGCTGGCAATGTATCAATGCTGGCCAACGAGAGCAATCGGTTCTGGGTTGCATTCTACGATGGAGCGCTCGGACGTGTTGCCGTGCCGCTATTCATGATTGTATCGGCATTCTTGTTAGTGCCCATGAAGTCGGGAACCACGATGACGCAATTCTACCGCCGTCGCTTCATGCGCATTCTTCCACCATTTATGGTCTTCCTATTGCTCTACACCTTCCTGCCATTAGCATGGGGCGGAATGACATGGGAGCAGTCTATGACCGACTTCAAGCTGTTGCCTTTCAACTTCCCTTCGATGGCCGGTCACCTGTGGTTCATGTATCCACTGATCAGTCTCTACTTGATTATACCCGTTGTGTCTCCCTGGCTGGAACGTGCCACAGCCAAAGAAGAACTCATTTTCATTGGCATCTTCGCCTTTACCACCCTCATCCCCTGGCTGCACCGCTTTGTTTCGCCCGAGTTATGGGGAGAGTGCTTCTGGAATCAGTTCTCCATGTTCTGGTACTGCTCGGGCTATCTGGGCTATTTAGTTTTAGCACACTATATCCGATACCATCTCTCATGGAACCAGCACAAACGACTGGTGGTGGGCACCATCGCCTTTGTGGGTGGCGCAGCCTTCACCGCCTGGAGCTTCTGGTGGAAGGGCGAGCCTGGTCTGCTGATTGAGACGCCCATGCTGGAATGGTCGTGGGAGTTCTGCACGCTGAACGTGCTCGTGGCGACTTTTGGACTGTTTCTGCTGTTCACCTGCATCAAACAGGCTAAAGCGCCAGCCATCATCACCTCGCTATCGAAATTGTCGTTCGGCATGTATCTGATGCACCTGTTCTTCCTGGCTCCTATAGCAGCCTGGATTATCGATGGCGACTCTGCTGCGCCCAGCATCCCCGTGGCACTGGCCATCCCCACGATTGCCATACTCACGTTTGTATGCTGCGCTGTGACTACGAAACTACTATCATTCTTACCAAAAAGCAAATACATTATCGGCTAA
- a CDS encoding FIVAR domain-containing protein — MNKRRLLVAVLALGSFGGSCLQAQVLWTAPTAPGQDLTTLSQQTDVYVYNIEAEAVLTRGYNYETKAIANQLENGDASAGAGRQVINIIPDGEKTIKIHVKDRAADVFFGQDDSENAAAMWSDLGNAGDRVRFTFEASPNYPNAYTLKNVARQKLLDVMFLRGGKTTLYAGKGFTDWTFITKEDIEAGKLRQFKARKAMWGLYKALEKSNALAANATALDAANTVYTNAEASADDLRAAFRTLFVAVAGSIEEPVDASYLFDHPDMASDKSIDQWNWQAADGTPDDRKNAAYGAGEYERWHAAFTANQTQTVPNGLYDIRFMGMYRQDEGDTTAPKLIVATGEENTNTANFPNMEQLGGYWNVSNGASWANSATGQRPDQMWTASDALALDQASALVENVKVKNGQMGIMFSATSTGQWFNWHRVIVTYKGAVALALYKSLQAKIAEGEAYNEPVAAPFKDAIAQAVVAAKTLTAESTEEEITAAINAIDNAIKACNGAPLQKSVDMLNATIALAEAEGVDATAAKALVEAVATATDKQFNDTLYKLRAARKLNAATKIDVANIEGSEPANGDFYLLNVGTGLFLNTTADWGCHISIDNPGMLVTLTQDGTGTDNIPAFKMSGNGWSGLNWNEEYWDKNGEHKSAFRPVAGKEKVYYWNVFDNFRWHFVYDVNDGACDGNTLYWNAVQKREKDAADYENDLNAQWKLVTKAQLLAYMQKATNEAPVDATFLINNPNFTKFNGQEVSRGWTGVGGVMTAERNPYYVVEFYQSDANMKQTIEGLPAGIYKVSVNGFYRDGNSDDETKKVNNKQELNHTASLVAINGSDVKVEATLPNVTSGAGTMPGVGEVINGLEIPNWPVQANEYFQSGLYKTTTGSIIVGEDGKLTIGIENTNNGNAGNWIVIDNFRLTYFGTQIDLTEFLNALNTAISDAQAFDATTTTAPVANALSQALTNAIAAREATNSEDIITATTNLRNALNTAKAVNIVALKATVDLAKSEKDDEALSTVSQLLTDATGAAETAVAEATTAQAVEQALFDLTAARKINALTTTATFKGSAPAAGKVYLFNVGTGMFLGTGSDWNTHAAVDQVGIEIELVDLDNPEINNFKFRTGRGGGWMAYNGYVDTNGQDIWHFLPVDGKEGVYNISSTGQDGYLLGYNPNKGTDGKKYWSNIGIDQTGLDNPMNQWMVITPAERAAMIKAASVENPVDVSYLIKNASLNRQDGYDMYTKACEGGNGGARVSTTADGDGNRAADYAYEFFEPTSFSFSQNLTGLKAGKYIVMVQGFFRNGNGDAQREAFNNGSEPVRLAYLFANNEEEQLANITEELDLVPALIDVMTSDKGAFPNMPNAAIEYFQHGAYWNAVEVEVGTDGQLTIGVKKNEKQLDGDWTVIDNFRLIYMGNPALETAKSELSTLIQTAKGLDTTGKTESSVSNLNSAITNAETALAAEDATVESLTTAKTNLQTAIDNLEDFVDGINAIEAAAKAGKMFNAQGQQVNKAKKGVYIINKKKMVVK, encoded by the coding sequence ATGAACAAAAGAAGATTACTTGTTGCCGTATTGGCTTTAGGCTCATTCGGTGGAAGCTGTCTGCAAGCACAGGTCCTATGGACTGCGCCTACTGCTCCGGGACAGGACCTGACCACTCTGAGTCAGCAAACCGACGTCTATGTGTATAATATCGAGGCAGAGGCTGTGCTGACCCGCGGTTACAACTACGAGACAAAGGCTATTGCCAACCAACTGGAAAATGGCGACGCCTCAGCAGGTGCCGGCCGTCAGGTCATCAATATTATACCCGATGGCGAAAAAACTATCAAGATTCATGTCAAGGACCGCGCTGCTGACGTATTCTTTGGTCAGGATGATAGTGAGAATGCAGCTGCGATGTGGTCGGATTTAGGCAATGCCGGCGACCGTGTCCGTTTCACTTTTGAAGCATCGCCCAACTACCCTAACGCCTACACGCTGAAGAATGTGGCCAGACAGAAACTTCTCGACGTGATGTTCCTGCGCGGTGGAAAGACTACACTATATGCCGGAAAGGGCTTCACCGACTGGACATTCATCACCAAGGAAGACATAGAAGCAGGCAAGCTTCGCCAGTTCAAAGCCCGCAAGGCGATGTGGGGACTCTACAAGGCTCTTGAGAAGAGCAATGCCTTGGCAGCCAATGCCACTGCACTGGATGCAGCCAACACAGTTTATACCAATGCAGAGGCCTCTGCCGACGACCTTCGTGCAGCTTTCCGCACGCTGTTTGTTGCCGTTGCCGGCTCTATTGAGGAGCCCGTCGATGCATCCTACCTCTTCGATCATCCCGACATGGCTTCTGACAAAAGCATTGACCAATGGAACTGGCAGGCTGCCGATGGCACACCCGATGACAGAAAGAATGCTGCTTATGGAGCTGGTGAATACGAGCGTTGGCACGCTGCTTTCACTGCCAATCAGACGCAGACAGTGCCTAACGGTCTATATGACATTCGCTTCATGGGTATGTATCGTCAGGACGAAGGCGACACGACAGCACCTAAGCTGATTGTGGCTACTGGTGAGGAAAACACAAACACAGCCAACTTCCCCAACATGGAGCAGTTGGGAGGCTATTGGAATGTTTCCAATGGCGCCAGCTGGGCAAATAGTGCCACCGGTCAGCGTCCTGACCAGATGTGGACTGCTTCCGACGCCCTTGCTCTCGACCAGGCCAGTGCTTTGGTCGAGAATGTCAAGGTGAAGAACGGTCAGATGGGCATCATGTTTTCTGCAACCAGCACCGGTCAGTGGTTCAACTGGCATCGCGTGATTGTCACCTATAAGGGTGCCGTTGCCTTGGCTCTCTACAAGAGTCTGCAGGCCAAGATTGCCGAAGGCGAGGCTTACAACGAGCCAGTGGCTGCTCCATTCAAGGATGCTATTGCTCAGGCTGTAGTTGCTGCGAAGACGCTGACCGCAGAATCTACTGAAGAAGAAATCACAGCTGCCATCAATGCAATCGACAATGCTATCAAGGCATGCAACGGGGCTCCCTTGCAGAAAAGCGTTGACATGCTGAATGCTACGATAGCCCTGGCCGAGGCCGAAGGTGTTGACGCCACTGCCGCCAAGGCTCTTGTTGAAGCAGTGGCCACCGCTACAGACAAACAGTTCAATGATACTCTCTACAAGTTGCGTGCAGCTCGCAAACTGAATGCAGCCACGAAGATTGACGTTGCCAATATTGAAGGCTCAGAGCCTGCTAACGGTGACTTCTACCTGCTCAACGTTGGTACAGGCCTATTCCTGAACACCACCGCCGACTGGGGATGCCACATCTCTATTGATAATCCTGGCATGCTGGTCACCTTGACTCAAGATGGCACAGGCACTGACAATATCCCTGCCTTCAAGATGAGTGGCAACGGATGGTCTGGTCTGAACTGGAACGAGGAGTACTGGGACAAGAACGGTGAGCACAAGTCAGCCTTCCGTCCCGTAGCAGGCAAGGAAAAGGTGTACTACTGGAACGTGTTCGACAACTTCCGCTGGCACTTTGTTTACGATGTGAACGACGGTGCCTGCGATGGCAACACCCTTTACTGGAATGCCGTACAGAAGCGCGAAAAGGATGCTGCCGACTACGAGAACGACCTCAATGCCCAGTGGAAGCTCGTCACCAAGGCACAGCTGCTGGCCTACATGCAGAAAGCCACCAACGAGGCTCCTGTTGACGCTACATTCCTCATCAACAATCCTAACTTCACCAAGTTCAATGGTCAGGAGGTCAGCCGTGGATGGACTGGCGTAGGCGGTGTGATGACTGCCGAACGCAATCCTTACTATGTGGTTGAGTTCTACCAGAGTGATGCCAACATGAAGCAGACCATCGAAGGCCTGCCTGCAGGTATCTATAAGGTCAGCGTGAACGGTTTCTACCGCGACGGCAATAGCGACGACGAGACTAAAAAGGTGAACAACAAGCAGGAGCTGAATCACACAGCTTCACTGGTGGCCATCAATGGCAGCGATGTCAAGGTAGAGGCCACCCTGCCCAATGTCACCAGCGGTGCAGGCACCATGCCTGGCGTTGGCGAGGTGATCAACGGTCTGGAGATTCCCAACTGGCCCGTACAGGCTAACGAGTACTTCCAGAGTGGTCTTTACAAGACAACAACTGGTTCTATCATCGTGGGCGAAGACGGTAAACTGACTATCGGTATCGAGAACACGAACAACGGTAATGCAGGCAACTGGATTGTGATTGACAACTTCCGTCTGACCTACTTCGGCACACAGATCGATCTGACCGAGTTCCTCAATGCACTCAATACGGCTATCAGCGATGCACAGGCATTCGATGCCACCACGACAACGGCTCCTGTAGCTAATGCACTCAGCCAGGCACTGACAAACGCCATCGCTGCACGCGAGGCAACCAACTCTGAGGATATCATCACTGCCACCACCAACCTGAGAAATGCGCTGAACACGGCTAAGGCTGTGAACATCGTGGCACTGAAGGCTACCGTGGATCTGGCTAAGAGCGAGAAAGACGACGAGGCACTCTCTACCGTCAGCCAACTGCTGACCGATGCTACCGGTGCTGCCGAGACGGCTGTGGCCGAGGCTACAACGGCACAGGCTGTAGAACAGGCTCTCTTCGACCTGACTGCTGCCCGCAAGATCAACGCCCTGACCACTACAGCTACCTTCAAGGGTAGCGCTCCTGCTGCCGGCAAGGTTTACTTGTTCAACGTTGGTACCGGCATGTTCCTGGGCACTGGCTCTGACTGGAACACTCATGCTGCTGTTGACCAGGTAGGTATCGAGATCGAACTGGTTGACCTGGACAATCCTGAGATCAACAACTTCAAGTTCAGGACTGGTCGCGGTGGTGGCTGGATGGCCTACAATGGTTATGTAGATACCAACGGTCAGGACATCTGGCACTTCCTGCCCGTAGATGGCAAAGAGGGTGTCTATAACATCAGCTCTACCGGCCAGGACGGCTACCTGCTGGGCTACAACCCCAACAAGGGTACAGATGGCAAGAAGTACTGGAGCAACATCGGTATTGATCAGACTGGTCTGGACAACCCGATGAACCAGTGGATGGTCATCACGCCTGCTGAGCGTGCTGCTATGATTAAGGCTGCCAGCGTGGAGAATCCCGTTGATGTGTCTTACCTGATTAAGAATGCCAGCCTGAACCGTCAGGACGGCTACGACATGTACACCAAGGCTTGCGAGGGTGGCAATGGCGGCGCACGCGTTTCTACGACCGCTGATGGCGATGGCAACCGCGCTGCTGACTATGCTTACGAGTTCTTCGAGCCCACCAGCTTCTCGTTCTCACAGAATCTGACTGGTCTGAAAGCCGGTAAGTATATCGTGATGGTACAGGGCTTCTTCCGCAATGGTAACGGCGATGCTCAGCGCGAGGCCTTCAACAATGGCAGCGAGCCTGTGCGCCTGGCCTACCTGTTTGCTAACAACGAGGAGGAACAACTGGCTAATATCACCGAGGAACTTGACCTCGTGCCTGCTCTGATCGACGTGATGACGAGCGACAAGGGTGCATTCCCCAACATGCCTAACGCAGCCATCGAATACTTCCAGCATGGTGCTTACTGGAATGCTGTTGAGGTAGAGGTAGGTACCGACGGTCAGCTGACCATCGGTGTGAAGAAGAACGAGAAGCAGCTGGATGGCGACTGGACCGTTATCGACAACTTCCGTCTGATCTACATGGGTAATCCTGCCCTCGAGACTGCCAAGAGCGAGCTCTCTACGCTGATTCAGACAGCTAAGGGTCTGGACACCACCGGTAAGACCGAAAGCAGCGTTTCTAATCTGAACAGTGCCATCACCAATGCTGAGACGGCTCTGGCTGCCGAGGATGCTACCGTTGAAAGTCTGACCACAGCTAAGACCAACCTGCAGACTGCCATCGACAATCTGGAGGACTTCGTAGATGGTATCAATGCTATCGAGGCTGCAGCCAAGGCTGGCAAGATGTTCAACGCACAGGGTCAGCAGGTGAACAAGGCTAAGAAGGGCGTTTACATCATCAACAAGAAGAAAATGGTGGTGAAATAA